From one Cupriavidus sp. P-10 genomic stretch:
- a CDS encoding NarK family nitrate/nitrite MFS transporter has product MTSSVLTRWEPENAAFWQSEGERIAYRNLWISIPALMLAFVVWMLWSVVAVNLDRAGFQFTKNQLFWLTALPALSGATLRIFYSFLVPVFGGRRFTAISTALLLIPALGMGFALRDPSTGYPTLLVLALLCGLGGANFSSSMANISFFFPKAKKGLATGLNAGIGNLGVSVVQFVTPLVVSLAVFGALGGDPQQYQANGATQDLWLQNAGFIWVPFIVVSALAAWFGMHDIADARASFAEQAVIFKRKHNWLMCWLYVGTFGSFIGFSAGLALLTKSQFPGVNPTAYAFLGPLVGALTRPVGGWISDKLGGARVTLWTFVGMIAAVFAVLAALPHDGAGGNFTNFLAAFIALFALTGIGNGSTFRMIPVIFLTERQRAARGKGDAAQRQALQEAGKESAAVLGFSGAIGAYGGFFIPKSFGTSLELTGAPDTALYCFIAFYVSCLLVTWWYYARRNAPMPC; this is encoded by the coding sequence ATGACCTCATCCGTACTCACCCGCTGGGAGCCCGAGAACGCGGCGTTCTGGCAAAGCGAGGGCGAGCGCATCGCCTATCGCAACCTGTGGATCTCGATCCCGGCGCTGATGCTGGCGTTCGTGGTCTGGATGTTGTGGAGCGTGGTCGCGGTCAACCTCGACCGCGCCGGCTTCCAGTTCACCAAGAACCAGCTGTTCTGGCTGACCGCGCTGCCGGCGCTTTCCGGCGCGACGCTGCGCATCTTCTACTCCTTCCTGGTGCCGGTATTCGGCGGGCGCCGCTTCACCGCGATCTCCACCGCGCTGCTGCTGATCCCGGCACTGGGCATGGGCTTCGCGCTGCGCGACCCGTCCACGGGCTATCCTACGCTGCTGGTGCTGGCGCTGCTGTGCGGGCTGGGCGGCGCCAACTTCAGCTCGTCGATGGCCAATATCAGCTTCTTCTTCCCCAAGGCGAAGAAGGGTCTGGCTACCGGGCTGAATGCCGGCATCGGCAACCTGGGCGTGTCGGTGGTGCAGTTCGTCACGCCGCTGGTGGTGTCGCTGGCGGTGTTCGGCGCGCTCGGCGGCGACCCGCAGCAGTACCAGGCCAATGGCGCCACGCAGGACCTGTGGCTCCAGAACGCGGGCTTTATCTGGGTGCCGTTCATCGTGGTGTCGGCACTGGCCGCGTGGTTCGGCATGCATGACATCGCCGATGCCAGGGCATCGTTCGCCGAACAGGCCGTGATCTTCAAGCGCAAGCACAACTGGCTGATGTGCTGGCTGTACGTGGGCACCTTCGGCTCGTTCATCGGCTTCTCGGCCGGGCTGGCGTTGCTGACCAAGTCGCAGTTCCCGGGCGTGAACCCCACCGCCTATGCCTTCCTGGGGCCGCTGGTCGGCGCGCTGACGCGTCCCGTGGGCGGCTGGATCTCTGACAAGCTCGGCGGTGCGCGCGTCACGCTGTGGACCTTCGTCGGCATGATCGCGGCGGTGTTCGCGGTGCTGGCCGCGCTGCCGCATGACGGCGCCGGCGGCAACTTCACCAACTTCCTCGCAGCCTTCATTGCATTGTTCGCACTGACCGGCATCGGCAACGGTTCGACCTTCCGCATGATCCCGGTGATCTTCCTGACCGAGCGCCAGCGCGCCGCCAGGGGCAAGGGCGACGCCGCCCAACGCCAGGCGCTGCAGGAAGCCGGCAAGGAATCCGCGGCGGTGCTGGGCTTCTCCGGCGCGATCGGCGCGTACGGCGGCTTCTTCATCCCCAAGAGCTTCGGCACCTCGCTGGAGCTGACCGGCGCACCGGACACCGCGTTGTACTGCTTCATCGCCTTCTATGTCAGCTGCCTGCTGGTGACCTGGTGGTACTACGCGCGCCGCAACGCGCCCATGCCCTGCTGA
- a CDS encoding NnrS family protein: METIPILPARPPSGKTPAGPPPRGFALFALGFRPFYLGGAVFAALAIAAWSAMLAGMQSAGPAPVLPGMFWHAHEMVFGFAAAIVVGFLFTAGRAWTGQPTPTGAALAVLFLLWLAGRVGMWVAPGTAAFAVEGAFLPLAALAFTRTLARAGNRRNYPLALALWLLAVANIAALSLQAGGHDAAALHACRAGVALVTLFVVVIGGRVIPMFTTNAIPGFRLRQYKQIDRMVIPATVLGLASALLPLPGWLAAALSLLGAGVLAVRVAGWRGYAVGNRPLLWVLHLAYAWLPVALLLQALGALGLVMAGLATHAFTVGVLGVAIIAMITRTALGHTGRMLVAGRAETVAYWLIALAAVLRVFGPMVWPAGYLHWIWGAGACWVAGFGLYALTYAPRLARPRVDGKPG, encoded by the coding sequence ATGGAAACCATTCCCATCCTTCCCGCCCGGCCGCCCTCAGGCAAGACGCCTGCCGGGCCGCCGCCGCGCGGCTTCGCCCTGTTCGCGCTGGGGTTCAGGCCGTTCTACCTGGGTGGCGCGGTCTTTGCCGCGCTGGCGATCGCGGCATGGTCGGCAATGCTCGCGGGGATGCAGTCGGCCGGGCCGGCGCCGGTGCTGCCGGGGATGTTCTGGCACGCGCACGAGATGGTGTTCGGCTTTGCCGCGGCGATCGTGGTGGGTTTCCTGTTCACGGCGGGGCGCGCCTGGACTGGCCAGCCCACGCCGACCGGCGCGGCGCTTGCCGTGCTGTTCCTGCTATGGCTGGCGGGGCGGGTGGGCATGTGGGTGGCGCCGGGCACCGCTGCCTTCGCCGTGGAAGGCGCATTCCTGCCGCTGGCGGCGCTGGCCTTCACCCGCACGCTGGCCAGGGCCGGCAACCGGCGCAACTACCCGCTCGCTCTGGCGCTATGGCTCCTCGCCGTGGCCAATATTGCGGCCCTGTCGCTGCAGGCCGGCGGACACGACGCCGCGGCGCTGCATGCCTGCCGCGCCGGCGTGGCGCTGGTGACGCTGTTCGTGGTGGTGATCGGCGGCCGCGTGATCCCGATGTTCACCACCAACGCGATTCCCGGTTTCCGCCTGCGGCAGTACAAGCAGATCGATCGCATGGTGATCCCGGCGACGGTGCTGGGGCTGGCGTCGGCATTGCTGCCCTTGCCGGGATGGCTGGCCGCGGCGCTGTCCCTGCTCGGCGCCGGCGTGCTGGCGGTGCGCGTGGCCGGATGGCGCGGCTATGCGGTGGGCAACCGGCCGCTGCTGTGGGTGCTGCACCTCGCCTATGCGTGGCTGCCAGTGGCGCTGCTGCTGCAGGCACTGGGTGCGCTTGGCCTGGTAATGGCCGGGCTGGCGACCCATGCGTTCACGGTGGGCGTGCTCGGCGTGGCCATCATCGCCATGATCACCCGCACCGCGCTGGGCCATACCGGGCGCATGCTGGTGGCCGGCCGTGCGGAAACGGTGGCGTACTGGCTCATTGCCCTGGCCGCGGTATTGCGCGTGTTCGGTCCGATGGTGTGGCCGGCCGGCTACCTGCACTGGATCTGGGGCGCTGGGGCTTGCTGGGTGGCTGGATTTGGCCTTTATGCGCTGACCTATGCGCCGCGGCTTGCGCGCCCACGGGTGGACGGCAAGCCGGGCTGA
- a CDS encoding MFS transporter produces the protein MAAPLSPPAPAGAAPAHGGRLPLALYALTAGSFGIGCAEFVIMGLLLQVAADLQVTIAAAGMLVSGYALGVFAGAPVLTLLTRRMPRKAVLLALMVIYTVGNAACALAPDYTTLMVARVLTSLTHGTFFGVGAVVATGLVPPHRRASAISVMFSGLTLATLLGMPAGAWLGLHLGWRATFWAMTLIGLVSLAVIALLVQKSRDQGAPVALRDELATVGRPQVLLGLLMTVLQSMGTFAVITYVQPLLTRVSGFGEGAVSPILLLFGGGMIVGNILGGRLADRAPARAVLGSLATLTLVLAAMTLAIHNQVMVVAFVGILGIAAFATVSPLQLRVLRHASGAGENLASSFNIAAFNLGNGIGAWMGGVVTDHGPGLTALPWIAALAPLAALAVAWISVRLEQGRGAAAPVAQACP, from the coding sequence ATGGCCGCCCCACTTTCCCCTCCCGCCCCCGCTGGCGCCGCCCCCGCGCACGGCGGCCGGCTGCCCCTGGCGCTCTATGCGCTGACCGCCGGCTCGTTCGGCATCGGCTGTGCCGAGTTCGTCATCATGGGCCTGCTGCTGCAGGTCGCCGCCGACCTGCAGGTGACCATCGCCGCCGCCGGCATGCTGGTTTCCGGCTACGCGCTCGGCGTGTTCGCCGGCGCACCGGTATTGACGCTGCTGACCCGGCGCATGCCGCGCAAGGCCGTACTGCTGGCGCTGATGGTGATCTACACCGTCGGCAACGCCGCCTGCGCGCTGGCGCCCGACTACACCACGCTGATGGTCGCGCGCGTGCTGACGTCGCTGACCCACGGCACGTTTTTCGGTGTCGGCGCAGTGGTGGCCACCGGCCTGGTGCCGCCCCACCGGCGCGCCTCGGCAATTTCGGTGATGTTTTCCGGCCTGACGCTGGCCACGCTGCTGGGCATGCCAGCGGGTGCCTGGCTCGGCCTGCACCTGGGCTGGCGCGCGACCTTCTGGGCCATGACGCTGATCGGGCTGGTGTCGCTGGCCGTGATCGCGCTGCTGGTGCAGAAGAGCCGCGACCAGGGCGCCCCGGTGGCGCTGCGCGACGAGCTGGCCACCGTGGGCCGCCCGCAGGTGCTGCTGGGCCTGCTGATGACGGTGCTGCAGTCGATGGGCACCTTTGCCGTGATCACCTACGTGCAGCCGCTGCTGACGCGCGTCTCGGGCTTTGGCGAGGGGGCGGTGTCGCCGATCCTGTTGCTGTTCGGCGGCGGCATGATCGTTGGCAATATCCTTGGCGGCCGCCTCGCCGACCGTGCGCCGGCGCGCGCGGTGCTTGGATCGCTCGCCACGCTGACGCTGGTGCTGGCGGCCATGACGCTGGCCATCCACAACCAGGTGATGGTGGTGGCGTTCGTGGGCATCCTGGGTATCGCCGCATTCGCCACCGTGTCGCCACTGCAGCTGCGCGTGCTGCGGCATGCCAGCGGCGCGGGCGAGAACCTGGCCTCGAGCTTCAATATCGCGGCGTTCAACCTCGGCAATGGCATCGGTGCCTGGATGGGCGGCGTGGTGACCGACCACGGCCCCGGACTGACGGCGTTGCCGTGGATCGCGGCCCTGGCGCCGCTGGCCGCGCTGGCGGTGGCCTGGATCAGCGTCAGGCTCGAGCAGGGCCGCGGCGCCGCCGCACCGGTAGCGCAAGCTTGCCCCTGA
- a CDS encoding MFS transporter, translating into MATQTRAPEPVPAGAAITLASSTFAFTICFAVWMLFAVLGIPLKQELGLNDTEFGLLAATPVLSGSLIRVPLGIWTDRFGGRIVFFVLMLATVIPIWLISYAHSLWQLLVLGLFVGLAGGSFSVGTPYVARWFPRSRQGLAMGIFGAGNSGAALTKFVAPAMILAAGTWTVVPRVYSVAMLVTALLFWVFSRSNPAHMVKSSVGWREQLAVMRDPRVWRYSQYYSVVFGGYVGLSLWMTKYYIGEYGFDIKTAAFLAACFSLPGGVLRAIGGWISDRYGAHRTTWWVMWVSWVGFFLLSYPQTDFIIQTTGGPQAFRIALTPTVFTILLFVVGIAFAVGKASVFKFISNDFSHNIGAVSGVVGLAGGLGGFILPILFGMLADLTGVRSSCFMLMYGTVCVSLVWMHYSHRAERQRKAQAVGLTQAA; encoded by the coding sequence ATGGCCACCCAAACACGCGCGCCGGAACCCGTTCCGGCCGGCGCGGCAATAACGCTGGCGTCCAGTACCTTCGCATTCACTATCTGCTTTGCCGTGTGGATGCTGTTCGCCGTCCTCGGCATCCCGCTCAAGCAGGAGCTCGGCCTCAACGACACGGAATTCGGCCTGCTTGCCGCCACGCCGGTGCTGAGCGGGTCACTGATCCGCGTGCCCCTGGGCATCTGGACCGACCGCTTCGGCGGCCGCATCGTCTTCTTCGTGCTGATGCTGGCGACGGTGATCCCGATCTGGCTGATCTCCTACGCGCACAGCCTGTGGCAACTGCTGGTGCTGGGCCTGTTCGTCGGCCTGGCGGGCGGGTCGTTCTCGGTCGGCACGCCCTACGTGGCACGCTGGTTCCCGCGCTCGCGCCAGGGGCTGGCGATGGGCATCTTCGGCGCCGGCAACTCGGGCGCGGCGCTTACCAAGTTCGTCGCGCCGGCGATGATCCTGGCAGCCGGCACCTGGACCGTCGTGCCGCGCGTGTATTCGGTGGCGATGCTCGTCACCGCCCTGCTGTTCTGGGTGTTCTCGCGCAGCAACCCGGCGCACATGGTCAAGTCCAGCGTGGGCTGGCGCGAACAGCTGGCGGTGATGCGCGATCCGCGCGTGTGGCGCTATTCCCAGTACTACTCGGTGGTGTTCGGCGGCTATGTCGGCCTGTCGCTGTGGATGACTAAGTACTACATCGGCGAATACGGCTTCGACATCAAGACCGCCGCCTTCCTGGCCGCTTGCTTCTCGCTGCCCGGCGGCGTGCTGCGCGCCATCGGCGGCTGGATCTCCGACCGCTACGGCGCGCATCGCACCACCTGGTGGGTGATGTGGGTGAGCTGGGTCGGCTTTTTCCTGCTGAGCTATCCGCAAACCGATTTCATCATCCAGACCACCGGCGGCCCGCAGGCCTTCCGCATCGCGCTGACGCCCACGGTGTTCACCATCCTGCTGTTCGTGGTCGGCATCGCCTTCGCCGTCGGCAAGGCCTCGGTGTTCAAGTTCATCTCCAACGACTTCTCGCACAACATCGGCGCGGTGTCCGGCGTTGTCGGCCTGGCCGGCGGCCTGGGCGGCTTCATCCTGCCAATCCTGTTCGGCATGCTGGCCGACCTGACCGGCGTGCGCAGCAGCTGCTTCATGCTGATGTACGGCACGGTGTGCGTGAGCCTGGTGTGGATGCACTACAGCCACCGCGCTGAACGCCAGCGCAAGGCACAGGCCGTTGGCCTCACGCAGGCAGCCTGA
- the narH gene encoding nitrate reductase subunit beta, whose amino-acid sequence MKIRAQVAMVLNLDKCIGCHTCSVTCKNVWTSRDGVEYAWFNNVETKPGIGYPKEWENQDKWQGGWKRNADGTLEPRQGGKLKILANLFANPNLPQIDEYYEPFTYDYEHLQKAPLSQTPPTARPVSVLTGRKMEKIEWGPNWEDDLGGEFSSRGRDKLFDDVQKEMYSTFENTFMMYLPRLCEHCLNPACVASCPSGSIYKREDDGIVLVDQDKCRGWRMCISGCPYKKIYFNWQSGKAEKCLFCYPRIEAGQPTVCSETCVGRIRYLGVMLYDADRIEQAASVADERDLYQSQLDVFLDPHDPKVQAEALRQGIPQSWLDAARKSPVYKMACEWKIAFPLHPEYRTLPMVWYIPPLSPIQSAAEAGHMGMNGIIPDVKSLRIPAKYLANLLTAGDVMPVLSALDRMLAMRAYKRSQVVDGVQDLDVLKQVGLTPAQVEDMYKTMAIANYEDRFVIPSSHKEMVEDSFNDKASCGFTFGNGCSGGTSDGALFGKKPQGSVHFVDMPRSRKNAVTS is encoded by the coding sequence ATGAAGATCCGTGCCCAGGTGGCCATGGTGCTGAACCTCGACAAGTGCATCGGCTGCCATACCTGCTCCGTGACCTGCAAGAACGTGTGGACCAGCCGCGACGGTGTCGAGTACGCGTGGTTCAACAACGTCGAGACCAAGCCCGGCATCGGCTATCCCAAGGAATGGGAGAACCAGGACAAGTGGCAGGGCGGCTGGAAGCGCAACGCCGACGGCACGCTCGAGCCGCGCCAGGGCGGCAAGCTGAAGATCCTGGCGAACCTGTTCGCCAACCCCAACCTGCCGCAGATCGACGAGTACTACGAGCCCTTCACCTACGACTACGAGCACCTGCAGAAGGCGCCGCTGTCGCAGACCCCGCCCACCGCGCGCCCGGTGTCCGTGCTGACCGGCCGCAAGATGGAAAAGATCGAGTGGGGCCCGAACTGGGAAGACGACCTCGGCGGCGAGTTCAGCTCGCGCGGACGCGACAAGCTCTTTGACGACGTGCAGAAGGAGATGTACTCGACCTTCGAGAACACCTTCATGATGTACCTGCCGCGCCTGTGCGAGCACTGCCTGAACCCGGCCTGCGTGGCCTCGTGCCCGTCGGGCTCGATCTACAAGCGCGAGGACGACGGCATCGTGCTGGTCGACCAGGACAAGTGCCGCGGCTGGCGCATGTGCATCTCGGGCTGCCCGTACAAGAAGATCTACTTCAACTGGCAGAGCGGCAAGGCCGAGAAATGCCTGTTCTGCTATCCACGCATCGAGGCCGGCCAGCCCACGGTCTGCTCCGAGACCTGCGTCGGCCGCATCCGCTACCTCGGCGTGATGCTGTACGACGCCGACCGCATCGAGCAAGCCGCGTCGGTGGCCGATGAGCGCGACCTGTACCAGTCGCAGCTCGACGTCTTCCTCGACCCGCATGATCCCAAGGTACAGGCCGAGGCACTGCGCCAGGGCATCCCGCAAAGCTGGCTCGACGCCGCGCGCAAATCGCCGGTCTACAAGATGGCGTGCGAGTGGAAGATCGCCTTCCCGCTGCACCCGGAGTACCGCACGCTGCCGATGGTCTGGTACATCCCGCCGCTGTCGCCGATCCAGTCGGCGGCGGAAGCGGGCCACATGGGCATGAACGGCATCATCCCCGACGTCAAGAGCCTGCGCATCCCGGCCAAGTACCTGGCCAACCTGCTGACCGCGGGCGATGTGATGCCGGTGCTGTCGGCGCTGGACCGCATGCTGGCGATGCGCGCGTACAAGCGCTCGCAGGTCGTGGACGGCGTGCAGGACCTGGATGTGCTCAAGCAAGTGGGGCTGACGCCCGCGCAGGTCGAGGACATGTACAAGACCATGGCCATCGCCAACTACGAGGACCGCTTCGTGATCCCGTCCTCGCACAAGGAAATGGTCGAGGACAGCTTCAACGACAAGGCCAGTTGCGGCTTCACCTTCGGCAACGGCTGCTCGGGCGGCACCTCGGATGGCGCGCTGTTCGGCAAGAAGCCGCAGGGCAGCGTCCACTTTGTCGACATGCCCAGGTCGCGCAAGAATGCCGTGACGAGCTGA
- a CDS encoding nitrate reductase subunit alpha, with the protein MSHFLDRLKFMSRVKSTYADGHGAVVNEDRKWEDGYRSRWQHDKIVRSTHGVNCTGSCSWKVYVKNGLITWETQQTDYPRTRPDLPNHEPRGCPRGASYSWYVYSAQRVKYPMIRGRLMEMWREARKTMDPIAAWESISQDPKKAARYKSVRGQGGFVRADWNTATEMIAAANAFTVKKFGPDRVVGFSPIPAMSMVSYAAGARYLSLLGGACLSFYDWYCDLPPASPQIWGEQTDVPESADWYNSTYLMVWGSNVPQTRTPDAHFYTEVRYKGTKTVAVSSDFGEMVKFGDIWLAPKQGTDAALAMAMGHVVLKEFHASGKSAYFRDYIRQYTDMPMLVLLRENQDNAGTLVPDHFLRASHLADNLGEANHPEWKTLQIDDATGEIVAPNGSIGFRWGEAAHNGGEKVGRWNLEMKDGGSGRAVEPRLSLVGNGDEVVEVGFPYFGGEHDELLRRRVPARRITLADGSTALVATVYDLQMANYGVDQGLGGPNVASSYEDDVPYTPAWQEKHTSVPARLVTQVAREFADNADRTQGKSMVIVGAALNHWYHNDMIYRGIVNLLMMCGCIGKSGGGWAHYVGQEKLRPQFGWAPLAFGLDWSRPPRQMNGTSFFYNHTSQWRHEKLAVDEILSPTADRKRYDGMSLLDLNAKSERMGWLPSAPQLGANPLDVVDAAEQSGKDPVAYTVEQLKSGALQFACDDPDNPANFPRNMFVWRSNILGSSGKGHEYFLKYLLGTQNAVFGDEADAITPSEVNVRPAAEGKLDLLTVLDFRMSTTCLYGDIVLPTATWYEKDDLNTSDMHPFIHPLSEAVQPLWESKTDWEIYKVIAKKFSEIAGPYLGTRKDLVCTPLLHDTPGELGQPFEPKDWKAGECDLIPGKTAPSMTVVERNYADIYKKFTSIGPLLDKLGNGGKGINWNTRHEVKEIGDLSHTVTEPGVSQGRPKLETAIDAAEMILTFAPETNGHVAVKAWEALSKITGRDHTHLAEGREHDKIRFRDVQAQPRKIISAPTWSGLESEEVSYNAGYTNVHELIPWRTLTGRQQFYQDHRWMLDFGEGACVYKPAIDTKTVAPMLGKKPNGNPELVLNWITPHQKWGIHSTYSDNLRMLTLSRGGPHVWISEAEAKANGIRDNDWVEVFNVNGTLTARVVVSQRVPKGMCLMYHAQEKIVNVPGAETSGMRGGIHNSVTRAVTKPTHMIGGYAQLAYGFNYYGTVGSNRDEFVILRKMKKVDWLEGPLVEKTEKEGASQ; encoded by the coding sequence ATGAGTCATTTCCTGGATCGACTGAAGTTCATGTCGCGCGTCAAGTCCACCTACGCGGACGGCCACGGCGCGGTGGTGAACGAAGACCGCAAGTGGGAAGACGGCTACCGCAGCCGCTGGCAGCACGACAAGATCGTGCGCTCCACCCACGGCGTGAACTGCACCGGCTCCTGCTCCTGGAAGGTCTACGTGAAGAACGGCCTGATCACCTGGGAAACGCAGCAGACCGACTACCCGCGCACGCGCCCGGACCTGCCCAACCACGAGCCCCGCGGCTGCCCGCGCGGCGCGTCGTACAGCTGGTACGTCTACTCCGCGCAGCGCGTCAAGTATCCGATGATCCGCGGCCGCCTGATGGAGATGTGGCGCGAGGCCCGCAAGACCATGGACCCGATCGCCGCCTGGGAATCGATCAGCCAGGACCCGAAGAAGGCGGCGCGCTACAAGAGCGTGCGCGGCCAGGGCGGCTTCGTGCGCGCCGACTGGAACACCGCCACCGAGATGATCGCCGCGGCCAACGCTTTCACCGTGAAGAAGTTCGGCCCGGACCGCGTGGTCGGCTTCTCGCCGATCCCGGCGATGTCGATGGTCTCGTACGCGGCCGGCGCGCGCTACCTGAGCCTGCTCGGCGGCGCCTGCCTGTCGTTCTACGACTGGTACTGCGACCTGCCGCCGGCCAGCCCGCAGATCTGGGGCGAACAGACCGACGTGCCCGAATCGGCCGACTGGTACAACTCCACCTACCTCATGGTGTGGGGCTCCAACGTCCCGCAAACGCGCACGCCCGACGCGCACTTCTACACCGAGGTCCGCTACAAGGGCACCAAGACCGTTGCCGTCTCCTCCGACTTCGGCGAGATGGTCAAGTTCGGCGATATCTGGCTGGCGCCGAAGCAAGGCACCGATGCCGCGCTGGCGATGGCCATGGGCCACGTAGTTCTGAAGGAGTTCCACGCCAGCGGCAAGTCCGCCTACTTCCGCGATTACATCAGGCAGTATACCGACATGCCGATGCTGGTGCTGCTGCGCGAGAACCAGGACAACGCAGGCACGCTGGTGCCCGACCACTTCCTGCGTGCCTCGCACCTGGCCGACAACCTCGGCGAAGCCAACCATCCCGAGTGGAAGACGCTGCAAATCGACGATGCCACCGGCGAGATCGTCGCGCCGAACGGCTCGATCGGCTTCCGCTGGGGCGAGGCTGCCCACAACGGCGGCGAGAAGGTGGGCCGCTGGAACCTGGAAATGAAGGATGGCGGCAGCGGCCGCGCGGTCGAGCCGCGCCTGTCGCTGGTCGGCAATGGCGACGAAGTGGTGGAAGTGGGCTTCCCCTATTTCGGCGGCGAGCACGACGAACTGCTGCGCCGCCGCGTGCCGGCGCGCCGCATCACGCTGGCCGACGGCAGCACCGCGCTGGTGGCAACCGTGTATGACCTGCAGATGGCCAACTACGGTGTCGACCAGGGCCTGGGCGGCCCCAACGTAGCGTCGTCGTATGAAGACGACGTGCCCTACACCCCGGCCTGGCAGGAAAAGCACACCTCCGTCCCGGCCCGCCTGGTGACCCAGGTGGCGCGCGAGTTCGCCGATAACGCCGACCGCACGCAGGGCAAGAGCATGGTGATCGTCGGTGCCGCGCTGAACCACTGGTACCACAACGACATGATCTACCGCGGCATCGTCAACCTGCTGATGATGTGCGGCTGCATCGGCAAGAGCGGCGGCGGCTGGGCCCACTACGTCGGGCAAGAGAAGCTGCGTCCGCAGTTCGGGTGGGCTCCGCTGGCATTCGGCCTGGACTGGTCGCGCCCGCCGCGCCAGATGAACGGCACCTCGTTCTTCTACAACCACACCAGCCAGTGGCGCCACGAGAAGCTGGCCGTCGACGAGATCCTGTCGCCGACCGCCGACCGCAAGCGCTATGACGGCATGTCGCTGCTCGATCTGAACGCGAAGTCCGAGCGCATGGGCTGGCTGCCGTCGGCGCCGCAGCTGGGCGCCAACCCGCTGGACGTGGTCGATGCGGCCGAACAATCCGGCAAGGACCCGGTGGCCTACACCGTCGAGCAACTGAAGTCGGGGGCGCTGCAGTTCGCCTGCGACGATCCGGACAATCCCGCCAACTTCCCGCGCAATATGTTCGTGTGGCGCTCCAATATCCTGGGCAGCTCGGGCAAGGGGCATGAGTATTTCCTGAAGTACCTGCTCGGCACCCAGAACGCCGTGTTCGGCGACGAGGCCGACGCGATCACGCCGAGCGAAGTCAACGTGCGTCCGGCCGCCGAAGGCAAGCTGGACCTGCTGACCGTGCTGGACTTCCGCATGAGCACAACCTGCCTGTACGGCGACATCGTGCTGCCGACGGCAACCTGGTACGAGAAGGACGACCTCAACACGTCCGACATGCACCCCTTTATCCACCCGCTGTCCGAAGCCGTGCAGCCGCTGTGGGAAAGCAAGACCGACTGGGAAATCTACAAGGTCATCGCGAAGAAGTTCAGCGAGATCGCCGGCCCGTACCTGGGCACGCGCAAGGACCTGGTGTGCACGCCGCTGCTGCACGACACCCCGGGCGAACTGGGCCAGCCGTTCGAGCCGAAGGACTGGAAGGCCGGCGAGTGCGACCTGATCCCCGGCAAGACCGCGCCGTCGATGACGGTGGTCGAGCGCAACTACGCGGACATCTACAAGAAATTCACTTCGATCGGCCCGCTGCTCGACAAGCTCGGCAACGGCGGCAAGGGCATCAACTGGAACACCCGGCATGAGGTGAAGGAAATCGGCGACCTGAGCCACACGGTGACGGAACCCGGCGTGAGCCAGGGCCGGCCGAAGCTCGAAACGGCGATCGACGCCGCCGAGATGATCCTGACCTTTGCGCCCGAAACCAACGGCCACGTTGCCGTCAAGGCATGGGAAGCGCTGTCGAAGATCACCGGGCGCGACCACACCCACCTCGCCGAAGGGCGCGAGCACGACAAGATCCGCTTCCGCGACGTGCAGGCGCAGCCGCGCAAGATCATTTCCGCGCCGACGTGGTCGGGGCTGGAATCGGAAGAGGTCAGCTACAACGCCGGCTACACCAACGTGCACGAGCTGATCCCCTGGCGCACGCTGACCGGCCGCCAGCAGTTCTACCAGGACCACCGCTGGATGCTGGACTTCGGCGAAGGCGCCTGCGTGTACAAGCCGGCAATCGATACCAAGACCGTGGCGCCGATGCTGGGCAAGAAGCCCAATGGCAACCCGGAGCTGGTGCTGAACTGGATCACGCCGCACCAGAAGTGGGGCATCCACTCCACTTATTCCGACAACCTGCGCATGCTGACGCTGTCGCGCGGCGGCCCGCACGTGTGGATCTCGGAAGCCGAGGCCAAGGCCAACGGCATCCGCGACAACGACTGGGTCGAGGTGTTCAACGTGAACGGCACGCTGACCGCACGCGTGGTGGTGTCGCAGCGCGTGCCCAAGGGCATGTGCCTGATGTACCACGCCCAGGAAAAGATCGTGAACGTGCCTGGCGCCGAGACCAGCGGCATGCGCGGCGGCATCCATAACTCGGTCACGCGCGCCGTGACCAAGCCCACGCACATGATCGGCGGCTACGCGCAGCTGGCCTACGGCTTCAACTACTACGGCACCGTGGGCAGCAACCGCGATGAATTCGTGATCCTGCGCAAGATGAAGAAGGTCGACTGGCTGGAAGGCCCGCTCGTGGAAAAGACTGAGAAGGAAGGAGCCTCGCAATGA